The DNA region TTCTTGTTGTCCTTCAATGTTTATAGGCTCAAAATGATCTGGTAAGTTCTGAGGTTTCTTCAAGGGTACAGGTGAGGATGAACCTTTATCAGAAGCTTTAGCTGGTAAGGCTTTTTGTGTGTCTTCTTTGTTTAATGCTTCGGCATCAACTGTGCCATTATTTCCCTGTGTAAATTGTCCACAGACTCGATTTTAAGTTTTGACACACTACTCTTTACTTCTTAAAAGCATTTTTCATATTTAAGATTGCAAAGAGAAGTTAGAATAAGTTACCTTAGTGTTATCTTCAACCACGGTTATTGCAAGATGCAACCTTCCGGTTTTACCACTTTGAAGAGTTAACCACATGTCATGTCTCCGGCCACCACGAAAATCATGGATATTCACTGTGCATTTACTGTAAATTGTagcaaattaaattattatgtcCAATAAGATCCAAAACTAAGTAGTATGATTAAGCAACAACGGCAACCTAAGAGGAAATGAACATTAAGATCACAAAGCAACAATTAATAATCGCAAGCCTCACGGATTACTACTGGTAacaaatcccttttttttttcaattgcaaCAATGCCACAATTGTGTAAAACCGGGGCAAAGAATAGATCCATTTTCATAGAATTAAATATAAGATATGGAAACATGTGCATTTCACAATTTTCTTGAAGTGTTGAGGCCAAGGTAATCGGAAAGAAGATGCCATTCAAAGAATTCAAACATGAGTACAGAATGCAGTTATTATAGAGGTTCAGAGACAAACCCAAGGGTATCATCGACAAAATGATCTTTATCGCGAACTTCGATAACTAGTAAATTAGGTGACCTCCATGAGGAGATGGGGATCATGAATTCCTCATGCCATTTTGGAAACAAAGTTTTCTTATGTGTCTTCGTCTTGAATCTATATGAGCCAAGTTGTCCCTTCACATATGGATCAGCCAATCCTGAAAACTTGTATCCAGTTCCCATCATTGACTGTAAAACCAGACAATACATAATGGGAAAGTTGAGAAACGGGATTTATAGCTAACCATTAGAATCTGAAGGTTTCATATCTGCTGCTTCGACAACTTCAACCTTGGCATGAGCACGAGGTTGATTCTCATTAACAGTAAACCAATTTTCTGGAGTACATAACCAGTAACACGTATTAACTCGCAACAATCATTAATCGGTTATGAAATCAGAAATACCTGGCTGGGGTGAAGCAAACTTCAAAACGTCAACAACGAGCATATTTGGCTGCAAAACAAGGAAACATTTAGAGCTAATTGCATCTGAAAATGCAACTTGTTTGCATGAGAAAATGGTTGGTGCACAAAGTTGACAAAACTGACCTCAACGAGTGTCTGTTCAAATGCTAGAGAGAGAAGCTTATCCTAGAAAAAGGGGATACACAATATGACTCAGAGAAAAGACGAGAGAATAAAAAGAGAAGATAAAGATTTAGCCTAAAGGAAATGATTATTACAAGCCATGCAGAAATTCCTGGAACTTCGGTAACATCAAGTCCATGATTAAAGATAGGTTTCACAGTCATCTGGAAATATGGAAGCTCCACAAAACATAATCGCAGACGACTAAGGAAAGGCCACTGCCTGAGAAACTTCACCCCAATTTTAACCTGCAAGACCAAAGAAAGGACAACGAAAAGAGTAATAacggaaattaaataatgacaacttaaaagaaatatatatttgcAAAAAAATGGAGTTAGAACTAAGTAATGCCATGTCTTGAATCTTAATGCAATCTGACACTTATGTACATATATCCAGATGCAGTCCTACAGTTCTTAAACATTGATAGTCAATACTATGGCGAAAATAACAGTCATGTATTTATCGGTACCTTAATTTCAACATGCATGCCTGTTATATGCAACTTTGCCCACATCCCGAATCCCAATCTTTTCCTTAGTTTCACAGCAAGAACTGCATTCATGTCATCCGCTGTGAGAAAATTCATTCCCAACTCCATTACCTGCATGCATTTTATTGTAATTTCTACCACCATACAATTCGAGACTGGAAATCACAGAAAGTACCAAGTGGTCGTCATCCGGGGATTGGTGAAGAACCCTAATCCCTGTAAACAACGGTGCATTTCTTCCTAAATATAAGTGCTGAACCACAGCTTTTTTCTGCATGTATAACATCAAAAGCTCACAAAGTGGATCGAAATAGATCATCTATTGGTCATTGCAAGTAACATTCACAGGCCTAAACACGAATGTCGGTATTGTTAATtactaagaaagaaaaaaaatcatacagCAGTCCATGGTTTGTACTTATCCAAGAACCACGGTATGATCGGAAGCAGAATCTTCTGGGACACAATCCGTTCTATACAAATCGGCCATATCTTCTCAACAGCATGGTTTAACCAACGAACCGACTCCGATTCCGAAAACACCTGAAGATAAAAGATAAGGCCAACAAAGCATTCAAGGGACAGATAATATTACAATATCAAAATCAAGAATCGAAAACTTGAACCCATCTCCATTAAAccaacataaaagaaaataaattaaccCATTAGAGCCAatgtaaagaaagcaaaaactCCATTAATCATGAATAAGAATTACCCAGATGCAAAATTATATCTAAAATGActgataaataaaacaaacacaaTCAGAATATTACAAATCTAtagaatattaaaagaaaaaaagaaagaaagaaagacacTGAAAATTACCCTTCTCCTATAAGATTGCTTTCTTTCCTCATACTCCAATTTCTTCCTCAATCTCATTATATACCTTGCATGAACCTTCAATCAACAAAGAAATGAATAAACTAACTGAAATTTGCGCAACaaaaaaatccaataaaaaaatcaaaagaaatttctGAAATTACCGAGTAGAGATAAACGAGAGAGACAAAATAAGCAACTGCATTGCAAAGATTGAAGCAAGAGAGCAGCCAAAGCAGCATAAAAATCAACCCAATGTGATGCATTATTGAAACCTCCATGAATTCCATTTCTAAAATCATCTTTATATTCCAACTTATTAAGAAAAGATCCTTAGCGTTTTCAGTCACTTTCAATAACCCAAACCACCACCACCattaagaaagaagaaaagaacttTCCTGGAAATTTCCAATGGAAGAAGAAACAATAAAGAAGGAATGTGAATGAAATGACTTGAATTGAAGGGAGTTTGTTTGTCTGAATTTGATTACGAAAGGATTGACAGTTATTGTAGTAgtaattttgcattttatactACGACAAACATGAGACCAGTAAAATTGTTAACTCAATAAGGGTACTATTGTCATTTAGAATAATTCCATGGCTTAGCTTAACTGTCTCTGTTATTTgcaaataatatgtatatattttaaggTCTAAATATTACTCCGATATAAGGGTGAGCATTCaattgaatcgagtgaaaaaattttgagttgacgagtcctattttattatcctaacttgattagaaattttttcgaatagagtcagagtgaaatgaaattcaagtcaAGTCAAAttgggttaaattaaaaaattaaacatgtcaaattaacaTATTGTTATAGTATAACTAATTCATGTTATAGCACATAaaattgaaaccatatatatttaataacttttttcaaaacaaaataaaaaaatactttaatatgGTAAACTTAAAtctttaattaacttatttaggtttaaaaataattattctagaaatttttaatgttttaatttctttatatattttttataatattttataatttttaaaaaaatataaattttagaatttttataaatattttgaattttaaaaattattttaaaattttaaaattttaaaattattttatttttttgtaatttttgttgagggGGTGACCAATgtgctcattttcaaacttggcagggaccaaaagggtatttatatcaacctattatttgaattatttgagttattcgaattgtaaaactCGATTCGAATCGAAATTCAAATTACTTATTTGAGCTggcttgaataattcgaataattcgatttGATTAACTTAGAATACGatttttttaatcgaatcaagttttgctcacTCCTACTCTAGTCCCTATTCTATTCGGGCTATTGAAATTTagcattttacttttattttcaagaatttcatttttttctatttgtttaatttgaaaattaaagctTATAAAACTCTTAAtagattttcattaaatttaaatatgtggtgttttaatattcaaagtttcatttaaaaattaaagtccaaTTGATGATACATATCTAAATTTAACGAAAATCGATTAATAGTACTATCAAttggactttaatttttaaaatcaaacaaaGGGACTACattcttgaaattaaaagtaaatgttttaaattttaaaagtccaaaaagtacaaggattaaactaaattactaaaaaaacaccatttttttttaaaaaatttaccgaatttgaaaaattatgagACTAGGTGATTTCAGGGTTTCACATGTTTTCTTAAGCGATGTGGGATGTTGGATATAGGCATATATAGACTCATAATTCATTTACTGCTTATTTTCTTAAGCGATATGGTATATGAGATATgattatatataaacttaattaaaaaaaaaaagaagacaaacTTACACATGTAGTAacacataatattttatatatagatattaaattctTGAACCGTAGGCCAATActgatgatttttttgaaaaagtataTAATCATTCCAAATCACATTTCTTTGAATATAATTATCCTATGCATGCacttaaattagtaatttttatctaattaattaacaaataaaaattttcgttgaaataaataaaacattacatACTGTATTAAGAAAAATAATCATGAATCCTATGCGGTAGTTTGATGGTTAAGAATGTTCACCGTCCTAGGTATGGCCTGAGTTTGAATTGTATTAATCGCGTTAGTTGTTCGGGCTTTACCATATTATTGTAATTTAtctaaatagaaaaagaaaaataatgatgGTTGACTATTTAACTTAAGGGtaaatttcccctttttattaattAGAATTCAATTTTTTGTGATAAAAGAAAAACTATATTAATTAGAATTGTATTCGATCATTTATCTTCTTATGTCATatcttatattaattataaatataaatatagtatcaatttttcatataaaaatataatataaatttctaTTTATATGTCAAAACTATATAATTTCTATAAATAATTATTTGGTGCGTTAACAACAAAAAAgaatttaatttcacaaataaatggaaaattatcATATACCTTTGAGtcctatttataaattaaaaaaatagatcgATATTAATATTTCATGtggaattaaaaaattataaaagagaaaaaaaagtttttataatattttatatatagatattaaaaaatattgttgTTGTCACCTCTAGTGTTGATAGTTGGCAACGTTTTGGTAAAGTTAGTCTAGTCTtgtaagtttttaaaataatggcttaattcaatgattttttttaaaagggcatttattacttaattaaactattattaatatttttatcttaatttttaagaaatattaTGAAGATCctctttttaaaaaatgaggGGAAGTATggatattatattaaataatattatgaagTAACATGCTTATACTATTTATAATTAAACtatattgaataataataaataatcaaGGGTTAGTATTTAGTTTATTGTCagtataattttttattctataaataatcttaaaaaatttcatgtgtcacattttttaatatttgactATATTCTTATAGGATACTTGGCAATCCCTAACTTTGCTTGTGGAATCTACAATCTCCACTGACAATGtatcaaataaattttcatattttttagtcaatatatattttccaaaaaaaattggaaattagAATTCTACAAATTTTTTATATCcttatttaaatcataaaaaaaaaactggaaactaaacattttattttagtGAGATTGGATATACATTCATTTTGATCCAAAAGTTGGAAATATTTTGGTTCCAGTGATTCTCATTTAAAAAAGTTTTTACTATAGTTAGCGTCTAATTTTTgtctaaaattttgattttttttaaataagaagattactggaaattaaaatttaataaaattttttataaggtAAATTACACATATAGTCACTCaactatcaaaattttcattctagacattcaaaataaaaaagtttgCAATTCAAGCATCCACGGTACGTAGTTCGGATTGTGTGACTATCCGGTACGTAGTTTGGATTGTGTGACTATCTGTGTAGTTTACTcctttttatattgttatttgaaaaaggaaaaaaataaaggttaaattctactattagacTCGGTACTTTACGTAAACTGTGGATTTAGTATCTgcattttaatttgatcaattttagtccttttacttttcggattttgaaattttagtcctaacccaATAGTAACAATTAAATCTATTTGGTTCAATTATGTCATTAGTCCTGTATTATGcctaaagttatagatttagtccagTTCACCAATTGGATGATTCTTAGCgactatattttttgaatttcaaaattttagtcttacTGCAAACATCATCCATCAAATCTATTAACTGATCTTTTTGTGAgcaatatgtgaaaataatagaTAGACATAACATTACACATGTGAACAATTAGATTGGGCTTTGCTACTGTTGATAATCTTGAAAAATATTTGGGAGTTCCCCTATTGCACAAATGAATAACCAAAGAGACTTATAGTTATGTGGTTTAGAAAATACATTGTCTATTGCAGGGTGTATCACCCTTGTAAAGGCGATGTTAGCTTCTATAACGATATATGTAATGCAAACAATAGTTCTCCTTAATAGGCTTTGCTGAATATGGAAATATTGTTACGTAATTTTGTGTGGGGAAAGACAGATGACCCAAAGGGGATCAGCCTTGTCAATTGGGAAACTTTGTGTCGTGATACGTTCTTTAATCAACATATACACATGCACATATATACTTTCTTTCAGGAACTTCCCTTAATATACACTCGATTACATTTAAATACTAATCAAGCGAAATTAACTTTAGACATAACATATTTTAGTACGGACTTTATCTGATAAAGAACTCTCAAAACATATGCGAAACTTACCACACAAGCGACTAACCATTATCTCCCGCACAAGTAACATTGGATACATCAATGAGACTATAAAGAACTCTTGCCATACAAATTACACAGAATACACTAGAAAGGCTAAGTGAATCACATTACAAGAACAGTGCAAAAAATCACGTGTTTACTATCTCGATGGACTTTCACAAATGGTGCCATGAGTTTTTTTTCCTTACAGGCTTATACATAGCTTGATAGTGGTCAAAATTTTCTATACATAATAGGTAAGGCTAATGATGTGATCCAAGATGCAGATAGTTTGTGGTTTCTAGGATT from Gossypium hirsutum isolate 1008001.06 chromosome A04, Gossypium_hirsutum_v2.1, whole genome shotgun sequence includes:
- the LOC107949598 gene encoding C2 domain-containing protein At1g53590, with the translated sequence MILEMEFMEVSIMHHIGLIFMLLWLLSCFNLCNAVAYFVSLVYLYSVHARYIMRLRKKLEYEERKQSYRRRVFSESESVRWLNHAVEKIWPICIERIVSQKILLPIIPWFLDKYKPWTAKKAVVQHLYLGRNAPLFTGIRVLHQSPDDDHLVMELGMNFLTADDMNAVLAVKLRKRLGFGMWAKLHITGMHVEIKVKIGVKFLRQWPFLSRLRLCFVELPYFQMTVKPIFNHGLDVTEVPGISAWLDKLLSLAFEQTLVEPNMLVVDVLKFASPQPENWFTVNENQPRAHAKVEVVEAADMKPSDSNGLADPYVKGQLGSYRFKTKTHKKTLFPKWHEEFMIPISSWRSPNLLVIEVRDKDHFVDDTLGKCTVNIHDFRGGRRHDMWLTLQSGKTGRLHLAITVVEDNTKGNNGTVDAEALNKEDTQKALPAKASDKGSSSPVPLKKPQNLPDHFEPINIEGQQETSIWVHQPRSEEPRKGKGRSSETQIDGASTDSFGGTLSGGSESPKSDSSSSPEAKINRVKRGLQKISLAFNSSKSHSDSLEEVVQTPNSNLRAVNDKEDAVKLAPDDNLPVPSTEKVSNKESSSSNESSSESPSRMKGMAKSFLKHAEKSASRLKCVLSIKGSKLLESSMVDQEFTLESESSGDESVSSPANKRLPAASNPVSTASSGNTETQKLDIVLDSSNQVDQAITIERRKEDNNEVNNSNKLSNAVTDQSWRLKFLNHTWSVRNKSRRNSMGDK